ttcccctcAGGCCTTGTCTTGGCCCTTCCCCTTGGTTTTGCATGTTCACGTGAGGGACAAGGGCTAAGGGAAATAAATGGAATTGGTCCTAggtctgtaagggcttagggAGTCTGAACACCTGGTCCAGTGTGGCTTAGACGAAGCTGAgtgctagcgttagcatcagaggctgtgctagcttggATCTCAGGGTTCTCTGCtactttgtgttgaggtgatatttcaggcgtGAAGTACTCCGATGGTACGAAAACTGGACGGTGCTCTCGTCGTCATCTCCATGTGAGGACCCTTGAGTGGAAGCTGATTTGTGATCGCTTTCAGTCGTTCTCCCATAGCAGCCGACGTAGTTTAACCTGATACACAGGGTTCACTTGACGCCACAAGATCGGCGTAGCTCCTCAGAGTGCTGTCCGACATTTAGGAGTTTGTGTTAAACGTCCGAACAGACCGATCACAAGCTTTCGTGAGAATCAAACGCTGGGTTGTGTTTTCCCTGCGCCCCCCCGCCGTCAGCAAACGCTGGGTTGTGTTTTCCCTGCGCCCCCCCGCCGTCAGTCCCTGGCTGTGACCCGTCCAGGTGCTGTGACCTCACTGGTAACCTGTACATACAGAAGATGACCCCAGAGACGACCATCAGGACCGCACCCACCATCCCCACCCCGATGCCGCACCCCACGTGTTGAGAGTCAGGCGTCTGCGGCATTTTGAACTTCGGGGGGAACTTGATGGTCTGATTGGTCACCACCGAGCTCAGGTTCCACAGGAGAGGTacaagtgacatcactgcagctATCAGGCACAGCACACCCGTGGTGACGAACGCCAGGCGTGTTGGAGAGTCCTTCGCCATCCCAAAGTAGACGTTCCTCATGGCATAAACGCCGCCAGCGTTCCCACAGAGCCCCACGATTAATGACAGGAACATGAGCACCTGACCTGCTGCGATCTCCGGCGGCGTGAAGGCCTCGGTCAGGCTCATGTACCTGCAGTGCATGACCACGAAGCCGGGGGTCACCGTGTGGTGGCTGTTGAAGCAGGCCCGCCACAAGCCCACCCACGCCACTCCGGAGCTGATGACCTCCCTGTCGGACACCAGCCAGACCCTCCACTGGATGAGCCCCAGAGCCACGGCGATGAGTGTCCAGCCGACGCAGCCCATCCAGAGGGCGCCGAGCTGGGAGTGGGCGGTGTGAGCCAGGTAGGGCATAGCGGCGGGGCCACGATGGAACGTCAGGTGACCAAGAAAGACCCAGACCCGCCCAGACTGAGCGTCATCAGGAGGTCAAACTCAGGAGGAAGGTGTGACCTCGGAGTCAGACTTCATATCCAGCAGgatgtgtctctctctcctcctcctctttactCCCTCTCCGCCTTGCAGGTCTGATGCTCCTCCGTCTCCTGGGTTACCGGGCTGACAAACAACACCTGCAGCTCCctctgagaacacacacacacacacacacacacacacacacacaagggttcaagaacaaaacaaaacatctccTCAGGATAGCAGTGAAACACAAATTTGTCTCAAACGTGCTGATGTTATAGAGCTCTGTTCATTTGGATATCAGTGTACCTTAAAGGGACGGTTCACCCCCAAATTAAAAACACGTATTCTTCCTCTCACCCGTGgcactatttatcagtctagatagtttttaAGGACCCTTTCCGGCATTTCATCGTGGCATTGACCACCACACCTGGCTATTTCTACTGACCTTTTTCTGGTATATCTCAGtggtgtttgag
This genomic stretch from Epinephelus moara isolate mb chromosome 16, YSFRI_EMoa_1.0, whole genome shotgun sequence harbors:
- the LOC126403471 gene encoding claudin-34-like, with the protein product MPYLAHTAHSQLGALWMGCVGWTLIAVALGLIQWRVWLVSDREVISSGVAWVGLWRACFNSHHTVTPGFVVMHCRYMSLTEAFTPPEIAAGQVLMFLSLIVGLCGNAGGVYAMRNVYFGMAKDSPTRLAFVTTGVLCLIAAVMSLVPLLWNLSSVVTNQTIKFPPKFKMPQTPDSQHVGCGIGVGMVGAVLMVVSGVIFCMYRLPVRSQHLDGSQPGTDGGGAQGKHNPAFADGGGAQGKHNPAFDSHESL